The genomic interval TGTCTAAGTAAACGGTAATTGTCCAAGGAGCCTGCGATAAGCGGAAAAATCAGCATTTGCGATACAAAAATGCAAACGAGTCCGAGAAGGCAGATTTGTCCTATGCTGCGGAGCCCCGGGTGCGAAGAAATCAAAAGCCCATAGGTGCCAATGAGCGATGCGGTTTGGCTTACGCTCACGGTGAAAAACTTACGTTGCAATATGGTAAGCGCCGTCCCGCCCTGCTTTTCGTAGAAGGCGGTCCACAGTTGGAGGGAACCGTCGACGCTGAAGGCGAACAAGATTACAAAGGCGAGGGAGCTGTAGGCAGAGAGCCCGATTCCCATAATGCGGAGCAGGAATATGAGCCAGCCCATGGCGAACAAGGACGGCAACAAGGTGAATATGGATCGGCTGAAACGGTTGTAATACAACAGCAAAAAGAACCAGATCAAGATAAATCCCAAGGCGAGGGATTTGTCGAGGTTCTTGAGGACCAGGTCTAGGAACGAGGCTCGCAAAACCGGTGTCCCGGCGAACTTGAACGTGTGATTCTCGAATCCTTCAATTTTCATGAGGTCGCTTTGCAGGTGCCTGCAGGCAAGACCGTCGTCGGGGTCGATGTTGCTGAATATGAAGGCGAAAATGCCGGCATTGCCGCGGTTGTCGCTGAACTTGAACTTGAGATCTTCGGGAGCGTCCTCTTCGTCAAGGTCCATGTTGTAGAGGATTTCGTTAACCTTTGAAACAGAACGCAGGTTGGTGGAGTCCAGACTCTGTAAAAATTCAGGAGTGAACATTTTTTGGATGCGTTTGAGCGTCTGCTTTTTTTCGGTCTGGTTCCTGGGCGAGAACTGCGCCAGCGTGTAGATGCGGTCCAGCGTGGGGAGCTTCCCTTTGTCGTGGAATTTTTGGAAGTTTTCGAGCAAATCCTCGCCGGCAGCCTTGTCGGGGAGCATCACGATGATGGGGTCGTACTGCGGGAACCCGGTCTGGGCAATGAGGGCGTCCGCAGTGTTGCGTTCGTGCTGGATCTCGGTCTCGCTGAAGTCATAGAGGAACTTGAGGTCATACCCGCCGTATATGAAACCGACAAAGCTCACTACCGAGACGATGGCGATAAAAATCTTGTTGATGCGGTACGAGAGCAGCTTGAAGCTGTACTCCCTCTGGAAGCGGAACGAGTTGACCGTGAAAGGCTTTTTGCGCTGGAACAGCTGCAGCAGGGCGGTGGTCAGCAAAATGCCGAGGCTCCAGTTGAGGAAACTCCCTATGGCGCCCAGGATGCTCAGTTCCTGCAGGCCCTGGATGGGCACCAAATAGAGCGCGAGGTAAAGTCCCGTCATTATACAGGCGCTCGCCGCCGTGGAGGGGCCAATGCCGAGGACGGCGCTCTCGATGCTCAACTGCGGTCCCAGTTGGTTGTTGCGCTCGATAAAGTAGCGGTTCAGCACATGCGTGATGATTTGGCAGGCTTGCCCAGGCAAGAAAAGCGCCAACAGCAATGTGAAAAGGTTGATTCTCCCGTAAAGGATCCCCGCCAAGGCCAGCGTGTAGAGAATGGGGAGGGTCGCCGGCAAGGCAGAAACCAGAATGAGCTGGGGCTGCCTGTAAAAATGCACGATGAAGAGAATCAAAATGAAAAGCGCCGTCATTTTGCCTGCGAACTTCGCCTCGGGCAAAAGGGTCCTGCCGGTGAGAATGGTGTCGTAGACTTTGCCGGTATAGTAAACGCTAATGTCCTTTCGGTTTTCGAGGAATGCGTCTACGTTGGCGAGCATTTTTCGTGAGGCGTTCAGGTCAGAGAGTGGTTTACGGGGGTAGATGTCTACCACGCGAATCGTGCCGTCGGCGTTGGCGTGGCTTCGCGATATGATGCCGATGTACTTGGCTTCCAGCTTTTCAATGTCCATTTTGGTGGCGTCTGTGGTTGCCTTGGAGGGAGATCCATCCTCCTCGTCCACGTCCACAAATAGCGGGTTGTGCCGCATGGTCATATCGTGTTTGAGGTCGGTCAGGAGATCTTCGAGGGAATCCAGGTCTTCTTGCTCAATGTATAGCAGGCTGTGCTTGCGGTAAAAGTCTACATCGGTCTGGTATTCCAAAAAGTGGACCAGAGTGTCTCCTTGCAAATGGTTTGCCAGGTCCCTCGCCGTGTTGTAGTTCTTGAGGCTGTCGGGGGACTGCAGTACGACGGTAAGGCTCCCGAGTCCTCCGAAGTATTTTTCGATTTCATGGTAGTCTACAGAATTGCTTTCGTTTGCCGAAATTGCATCTTGCAGTTGCAAATCCCAATGAAGTTTGCTGATGGGAAATGCCGATAAAACCGCCAGCACGAGGCTCGTTACCAAAATGGGTAACGGGTATCGGGATAGTTTTTTGATAATTTTTGTCGCTAGCGAAAACATCAAGAACAATATAACATTAAATTTAATAGTAAATTAGGTGTGATGGCGGAATTGTATGGATCGGTTCTGTAAATTCGTTTTGGTTTTCCTCTTTGCTTTTTCGGCGGCGCTCGCCGAAGAGGTTCCCGTGGATACGACCAAGGCGGACGGGGACGCGACCGGGGCGGTAAACGAGGATGAAACAGCCTCGTCCATTGGCTGGCGTGATGTTTTGGCCTGGCCGTTTGTCCATGTGGTTCAACCGGTGTTCGGCGTTCTGGTTTACCCTGTGGCGCAGCCAATCCACTATGCATTCGACAATGGCGTCATAGAGAAGTCGGTGGACCTCATCACTTTTGGCGAGAACCGCAACATTTTGATTTACCCGGTGATGAACCTCAAACCCGGTTCATCGACGATGCTCGGTGCGAATTACCGCCATCGCAGTCTTTTGCTCTCTAGGGACTACCTGGTTTTGGAGCCGCAGTTTTTTGCCAATGGCGACTGGTATTTTTCCTTCCGCTACACCAAGCAGGGAATTCTGGGGCTTCCGCTTTACGGAGCCTTCCGTTACCAGCAATACTGGGATAGCGACGCGGTATTTGTGGTTCCCGGAACCAAAAATGCGTATGTACAGCCGGATTCCTCAATCAACCTGAGTTGGCGATTGAGTGCCCCATTGACGAGTTCCAGACACTTGAATTTGACGGGTTCCATTGGTTACCGCTTTAATGATGCCAGCTTGCCCACCAAATCGGCTGATTCCATTTTGGTAAGCGAAGAATTCCCTATTACGGCAAGGGGCCTGTACCAGCACGAATACCAGGTTCCCTTGGAACTTTCGCTTTTGTTCGACAACCTGGATTACCCGTTTGCTCCCACAAAGGGCAGTCGAATCAGTTTGAGTGGGCGCTATGTCATGGTTGGTGCGTATAGCGGCATGGACTACGATGAATACGAGTTTACGGGTGTCCATAAGAACAACATCTATGACGACGATGGGGCGAATCACAACTTCTTTAGGACGGAATTTGTTTACCAGCAG from Fibrobacter sp. UWP2 carries:
- a CDS encoding RND transporter encodes the protein MQLQDAISANESNSVDYHEIEKYFGGLGSLTVVLQSPDSLKNYNTARDLANHLQGDTLVHFLEYQTDVDFYRKHSLLYIEQEDLDSLEDLLTDLKHDMTMRHNPLFVDVDEEDGSPSKATTDATKMDIEKLEAKYIGIISRSHANADGTIRVVDIYPRKPLSDLNASRKMLANVDAFLENRKDISVYYTGKVYDTILTGRTLLPEAKFAGKMTALFILILFIVHFYRQPQLILVSALPATLPILYTLALAGILYGRINLFTLLLALFLPGQACQIITHVLNRYFIERNNQLGPQLSIESAVLGIGPSTAASACIMTGLYLALYLVPIQGLQELSILGAIGSFLNWSLGILLTTALLQLFQRKKPFTVNSFRFQREYSFKLLSYRINKIFIAIVSVVSFVGFIYGGYDLKFLYDFSETEIQHERNTADALIAQTGFPQYDPIIVMLPDKAAGEDLLENFQKFHDKGKLPTLDRIYTLAQFSPRNQTEKKQTLKRIQKMFTPEFLQSLDSTNLRSVSKVNEILYNMDLDEEDAPEDLKFKFSDNRGNAGIFAFIFSNIDPDDGLACRHLQSDLMKIEGFENHTFKFAGTPVLRASFLDLVLKNLDKSLALGFILIWFFLLLYYNRFSRSIFTLLPSLFAMGWLIFLLRIMGIGLSAYSSLAFVILFAFSVDGSLQLWTAFYEKQGGTALTILQRKFFTVSVSQTASLIGTYGLLISSHPGLRSIGQICLLGLVCIFVSQMLIFPLIAGSLDNYRLLRQKKRK
- a CDS encoding BamA/TamA family outer membrane protein, giving the protein MDRFCKFVLVFLFAFSAALAEEVPVDTTKADGDATGAVNEDETASSIGWRDVLAWPFVHVVQPVFGVLVYPVAQPIHYAFDNGVIEKSVDLITFGENRNILIYPVMNLKPGSSTMLGANYRHRSLLLSRDYLVLEPQFFANGDWYFSFRYTKQGILGLPLYGAFRYQQYWDSDAVFVVPGTKNAYVQPDSSINLSWRLSAPLTSSRHLNLTGSIGYRFNDASLPTKSADSILVSEEFPITARGLYQHEYQVPLELSLLFDNLDYPFAPTKGSRISLSGRYVMVGAYSGMDYDEYEFTGVHKNNIYDDDGANHNFFRTEFVYQQYIYLGKAGNFHMSPKEARENRRFYTDFNWDDALRIWHPDNVKTTLFERRVLAFQFRMINVWEVEKGEAPFNAFPYVNNRFPMRGYSNQFSNYHVMGFSMEYRWPVDRFVDGVLFDEYALHAPEIDDWSFERYYNSWGFGVRVRRPDMFWFRVQFGFHGLHGVNLVMTIAPEYR